In Pseudomonadota bacterium, a genomic segment contains:
- a CDS encoding ParA family protein, giving the protein MKTIAIINQKGSSGKTTSAVCLAAALAESGWRVLVVDLDAQASASAWLGIHDERNLLLDTLCGEGRLDDIIASTRVPGVDLVPASHALSGVDRALAAEVGAELLLRRSLEALPDGRYDLVLLDCPPSLGLLSISALAASDEVLVPVEAHVMALSGLAALTHTLDRVRSRLSPSARLSAILPCRVDMRKNLCLDVVASLRERFGDRVMATVVRENVRLAEAPSFAAPITVYDPRSAGAEDYRAAATEMLE; this is encoded by the coding sequence GTGAAGACCATTGCCATCATCAACCAGAAGGGCAGCAGCGGCAAGACCACCAGCGCTGTCTGTCTTGCGGCCGCGCTTGCCGAGAGCGGCTGGCGCGTTCTTGTCGTAGACCTCGACGCCCAGGCGTCTGCCAGCGCCTGGCTGGGCATCCATGATGAGCGAAACCTGCTTCTCGATACGCTGTGCGGCGAGGGGCGTCTCGACGACATCATTGCTTCGACCCGAGTTCCGGGCGTCGATCTCGTTCCGGCGTCGCACGCGCTCTCCGGGGTTGACCGCGCCCTCGCCGCAGAGGTCGGGGCCGAGCTGCTGCTTCGCCGCAGCCTCGAAGCGCTCCCGGACGGCAGATACGACCTCGTTCTGCTCGACTGCCCACCGTCGCTCGGGCTCTTGTCGATCTCGGCTCTCGCGGCTTCTGACGAGGTGCTCGTGCCCGTCGAGGCGCACGTCATGGCCCTCTCGGGTCTCGCGGCGCTCACCCACACCCTTGATCGGGTGCGAAGCCGCCTGAGCCCATCGGCGCGACTGTCAGCCATCCTCCCGTGCCGCGTCGACATGCGCAAGAACCTGTGTCTCGATGTCGTGGCCAGCCTGCGCGAGCGCTTCGGTGACCGTGTCATGGCCACGGTGGTGCGTGAGAACGTGCGTCTGGCCGAGGCCCCCTCGTTTGCCGCACCCATCACCGTCTACGATCCTCGCAGCGCGGGGGCCGAAGACTATCGCGCGGCGGCGACCGAGATGCTCGAG